The region tcgttccgtctaaacgccgatcgttctaaaaaaaaattgttcattcaaaatcgttaatcgtgcgattgggcgaattatcgctccgtgtaggtCACTACAAGTTGGAATTGTTAAGAAAACCTCAGTTTCTCCTTTGAGTTTTGGTGTTTGTGTTGCTACCCAATGAGACATTATCTAATGTGTCATATTGTATCATTTTCTTTGTCAGATGGCACTAAGAGGTACAACTACTCCCTTGACTGTTGTACTACCTGGGGATCAACAGGTCCAGGTACAAGGTGTTATTCAGACTGCTCAGTCCTCTGTGATACACTCTCCTCAAGTTGCAGCATCACAGGTAAATCAAATATTCACTTTTATAAAATAGATATTGCCAAGCAGATTTTAAGCTTATGGAAAGGACTCTCTTAatgtcaggactagagatgagcgccacTGGAGCATGTTTGAGTCCACAGGTAATCAATTGCAGAACAAGCGGACTTAAGCATGCTCATCTctctcaaatcagctggtttcagaaagttacatagatttgtaattttacttctatttaaaaatctcaagtcttcccatacttattagctgctgtatgtcctgcaggaaatgttgttttcttttaactCTGACACAGGgctttctgctgacatttctgtctgggacaggaactgtccagagcaggacatatgtaggacgtacagcagctgacaagtatgggaagactcgagattttttaatagaagtaaattacaaatctatataactttctgaaaccagtagatttaaaagaaaaagattttcgctggataacccctaaaacCCCTATAGTGGACCTGTTAGACGGAAAGTGGATGCAAATAAGCACATGACTAGATAAAACTGTCCGTCTTGCAAGCATACCCCCCCCTTCTTTGTTTCTCAATCTTTAATATGCAAATAGGGCTTAAGTGCTCAggaagtgttctgcagccatGGTAAAAACCAAGATAAGTCCAGCCAATCGGTTAAGTGGTAACAAGCAGGGTACAGAGGCGGTGAATGAGAACATGAGGTGGACTTACCTAGGATTTTATTGTGCTGGGGAACAGCCCCAAGGCACTTTAGCCTTatttacatattaaaggggtattccactcaaacataacttttcatatgtgctgcccatagtgagagtaacaatttattccatacagtctccttcccccccagttctcagctgctgctttctgctgaagacacacaaatctgtgtaagcttttctgtgtcccccctcctccccctacccttctgagacggctgatgtagaCCTtttctggcaggctttatctgccacATTGTAGCTTCTGTTATCCTGGGAggtttaatcacagtgagtttattaaCAACTTTACCTCAgactaaccctcccagcattataaagaagctacaatgttgtagataactcgcctgggacttgtttacatcatctgtctcagaagggaggaggggtagacagagagcctcacacacagatttttgcgttttcagcagaaagcagggaatcagaactgggggaaggagactgaatagataacaagtatggaatgaattgttagtctcactatgggcaacatcatatcaaaaattatgtttaagtggaatacccctttaacaaaaaggtGTATATCTCCACAAAGAACTATggacatttaagaaaaaaaagttatgccTAGAATGATGACTATCTCTATGTACACATGGGCTAATTTACACccctgttttcctgctgacagttcccttCTTAGATCACCATAGACATTAGATGGCAGATACTTGTTGGCTGATCGCTCTCCCCTCCATATCCTCCATACGTGCACACTTGCCTTGTTCTCACTGGGGAGAATGATTGTCCAGGGCCATTAAATTTGTTGGTTTCAGACACCATTTATCGAATGCTTTACCATTGTTTACCTGTTATATACCATATTGTAAATAACTGATTCACTTTTTTATTGCAGGCATCATCATTATCAGATAGTGATGACTCACAGGATTCCTCTGATAGCATTGATTCCTCCAGAAAGGCACGTGGCATCTTAGCTCGTCGACCTTCCTATAGGTAAGTAAAAGTAGGTAGGGCCTCTTGTCCTCACCTTGTAGAAAATAGATGTGTCCattgtacagtggtccctcatcttacaatggcctcaggttacaatatttttaacatacaatgtgcCAGGTTGAATTGcccctttgggcaccaggtgacgttggcttcattttatttttctgggaccctctgtgaactgtacaggaccctgaaaacactaatttctacatagaaagtaatttacaatttCCAGTACTAGTCCTCTTTTGAACTGTTCTATGTAAgaacttgctttatccatattagttatctgctttatttatttaaatcttATACGTATTTCTTtgaatcttgattttttttcttaatttgggATGACATTTTAAGGGCTTTAGGACCACCTGGCAGTTTTCCATGTGTGGTGTTGTTATCCAGtgttggtctcaacatacaatattttcaacattcaATGGTcgttctggaaccaattaatttTGTAAGTTTAGGGTCTACTGTACTTACTGTGAACAACaggttacaggggttatccagcgctacaaaaacatggccccttttccccctactcttgtctccagttcaggtgcggtttgcaattaagctccatttacttcaatggaactgagtttgaaaccccacacaatctggagacaggagaggtggaaaagtggccatgtttttgtagcgctggataaccccttttaactaaAACTGTGCTGTGGTCCATTTGGCACATCACTGCCTCCTCTACTACACCTATTTACTGGATGCAGCGTACTATTATGGAGGAGGCAGACTGAGGTGTATGTATCACCACTATGAATGGAAGTCACAATACAGATCTAAAAAGAGCCTTATTATTAGCGCCTTACATTATTTGTATTGAATTTCATTATCTATAGTTGTAAAGTTACTGTTATATTTTTAAGGCAAATCTTAAAAGATCTCTCTTCTGAAGACACTGGAAAGCGAAGTGAAGATGGTGCTGGGGTATCTGCTACACCTACAACCACCACCATATACCAGACCAGCACTGGACAGTATGGTGAGTCCCATATGGGGATCAATCTGAAACttaatttgtatttttatatgcTCTCTAATGATATTCTTGTAGGGAAGTGATTTTATTAATCCTTCAGTTTGGTATGcagtataatttatatatatatatttacttttctCTTTCTAGTAACTATTGGTCCTAATGGAACCTTCCAGCTTGCTGCTGGTGCAGATGGAATACAAGGGTTACAGACACTAGCAATGGCTAATGCTAGTAGCAACCAGTCAGGCACAACTATACTTCAGTATGCACAGACATCAGATGGCCAGCAGATTCTTGTACCCAGCAACCAAGTGGTTGTACAGAGTAAGTACTTGGCGATTTAGTTTCACGTTTCAGCTGAATTATGATTTAATGGTCTGTATGGCATAATTGTAATTCCCTATGGTTTTCAGCTGCTTCAGGAGATATGCAGACTTATCAGATCCGTACCACTTCAACCACCACCTCGCTACCACAGACCGTTGTTATGACTTCGCCTGTTACGCTGACTTGTCCCCCAACAAAGTCAGATGACCCCCAACTGAAGCGTGAAATAAGATTAATGAAAAACAGGTAAGAAAATCTATGCTAATGCTAAACGAATAACAAAGGGAAAATGTGTTATATAACTAGCAGTGGTAGTCAGTGGTGGGTTTTATTGTAACATTTATCTATTACTTTTAGGGAGGCTGCCAGAGAatgcagaagaaagaagaaagagtaCGTTAAATGCTTGGAAAACAGAGTCGCAGTTCTGGAAAATCAGAACAAAACATTAATTGAAGAGTTAAAGACTTTAAAAGACCTATACTGCCATAAAGCAGTGTAAATCCGTTTTTCTTATCTGTACACACATTTTagagaatttctttttttttttttccttttataccaaaattttctaaattttaCAAGAGGCCACAGATGACGCCTTTTTTTACCTAGTTTTCACACTCTATTAAATAGATAATGACATACAACATGCCGCTATATGTAAAATGTTTGAGCATCTGATGAATGTTTGTGTAGGCAGAATATTCCGGTATTGCAATGGTTCTATAGAATAACAGTCATTACGAAGGATGACATTAGCTTTCAGGCTTGGCCAGTCTGTGGCTCTCTAAACAATTGACTAAAAACGTCTGAGCCAGTTACTGGCATATAATGTTGGGACTTTGAGTCCTAGGTTTTGAAAGCCATGGTTCTGCCAGGGTCTACTGGTAATAACACAATTCTTTAATGTTCTTAAAAGAACAGAGATTTCACAGTGAAACTTATTTTCATATGTaactttttttgccttttttttttattttttttattttttttttttttttttaattccaggtatattttttatgtaatttgtATGTACATATTTGACCTCCTTTCATTTACTTCCAATTACAGATTAAGGCTTACTTTGCTCAGAAAAGGTATAATTTTTACAGAAAAATGCTTATTTCAGCAGGTAATAGTATAATTATGTTTGTGGTGGTTACTTTATAATATATCCATCAGGGTTTAAAGGGGAATTTCTGACTTTTATTCCTAATGTTATAGCCAGAACATGCTAAGAACTGGTCCAGTTTACTGAAGGTTGGTTATGGAGTTGGCCTGGAAAAAAGACAAGGTTATGAAATGTGTTCTGATCTTTGGCTATTAGGTGTGATTCACATTTCTATAAATAAATGATGTGTGATTATTTActtatgtctgtgtgtatgtctgttaGTTGTATATCATGCATTTATTTGGGGAAAAATAGGGTACATGAAATAGACTCGTGTAAAGGCTATTTACCCTCCAAATCACAGTCCGACCTCATTCACACAAGTGTAACTTATAGCAGTTATTCACACTTAGATTTGATATGCTTTAGGACGGGGTCTCAAACTCGccggccaactgcggccctcgggacactagtttgcggcccccacctcaatggtagctttcctgtaaatgcggccctcatcagctgctcagccgcgattggctgagcttaactttatgctcagccaatcgcggctgagcagctgatgacgcggcagaggggggccagcatcagggacggctgcagctgttcggccggcctcccgaagaagacggagaggtgggcggcggtggtggtggtgggaggggaggtgtgcggtgcggggcaggtgagcggtgcaggggcctacagccgcctagcagagccggtgccccctagcgtccctgacgcacatgcagctccccggtctctggaggaggccgcagggactgcaaggtgatcgcatcgctgcaagtcctggggctgttcagcaggatggggggatgcagtgcagaccccaatcctgctttacagccccaggacttgcagcgatgcgatcacctcaccctgtagtccccgcggcctcctcctccagagatcaaggagctgcatgtgcgacagagaggagagcgccgggggtgagaggaggaggaggggggtgtgcccagctccccccagtcccgtgtcacccccagtcccctgtgtcacccccagtccactctcagagacccccagtcccctgtgtcacccccctgctccccccaatcccctgtgttaccctccagctccccccagtcccctgtgtcaccccccagtcctcttcttgtggaaaacctgatgcggcccagcctcacccagactctacctccagcgggcccccgggtaaattgactTTGATACCCATGCTTTAGGACATATAAGTAGGTATGTGTTATGTTAGCCATTTTGGTACCCCATAGTAAAAAGTACCACATATTTTCATTTTGATCCATTACTGTATCTGGGTAAGTGGTGGCAATGTGAGCGCTCTCATTTCTGTTAAAAACTCCTGAGTGCACAGCTTTCTCATTCTCTGacctgtttgccagtagtatacCAAGTTGCTTCCTTTTCTTAGTTGCTGTGTGAGCAGAAGTGAAAGAACCAACAGAAGCAGAGCAAGGGAGAGGGAAGCCTTAAATTTACCTTTTTAGATCTTCTAGAGAAGGCGAACAGACTCAGGGGTCATTCACACACTTGTCATTTACAGACCCTACAGAGCGTGAAGCTATGTAGTAGAACAACAGACCTCCTGGCATGGCTGTTTCATTGAAGTCCCACAAAGATTTGAACACTGTCAGCTCTCCCAGCATAATATTGATATGACGCTTTGTAGGGTCTGTAAATCAAGAAGCGTGTGAGTGACACCTTACTGTTGGCAGGTACACAGCCTGGGCTCCTGCTTCCTATGTTCCCTCTTGTGTCTGTTAATAGAGACAGACCATGTAAGTTGATACTTTTAGTGGTATTTGAATTTGCTTATGTGAATGAGGTCTGAGTGGCACTTAGGTCCacagaaatttttaaatagagctGTTTAAAACAAGCACTTTGTTCTCCTAGTCTGCTCCTTGTTCTCCTAGTATACAGTCTGCTGAGAAGACTTTGGGGTTTGCAGCGGCATGGGACAAACTGTATGTTCACATACATAGAAGAGTCTGTGCAAACTTCTTCTGGATTTGTTGTAAAAACACGGAATAGTTACAGTCCCCATTATCTTTCTCGATGATGGAGTCAGTACAGGGTGTAATTATTTGCAAGTGTTGGTTTTAATAAACTTTATTGACATTAAAGCAGACGACAACTAGGCAAAAAATAATAGTCTGCTGTGCAGTCATGTACAAACATCCTAAAAACAAGTGAATTCATAAAATTATAGTTTAAACTTATGATACATTTTTGTTATTCTTTCATGTGTAAAActtgataaaaacaaaaaaattgtgaaataaGAACTTAAATATTTCTGCGGTGTCTATGTATCTCAGCACTTTAATAATAAAATCTAATGCAGGTATAATGTGTTCTGTTCAGGCATATTTCTCCAGCAACTAGAACTGTTATAGCCTTCCTCTTGTAATAGGTATGAATCTTCATTTTCCTCTTATCTTTTGGAGGAGAAACCATTTTACTTTGGGCACAGCCattggattaaaggagaagtccggagggGCAACAAaaattcaccggacttctcccttTAAAGTTAATCTCtctgctctatatcatgctctAGAGCTCAAGTGACAAGGAGTTGCTGAGCCTAAGCATGCACACCATAGTCTTATGCTCCCCACCTCCCCACCCTTCCCTACCATGACTTATTGAATTACAGGGCTCAGTGCgggaagctgagccctgtatgTTAATAAAGtagggaagggtgtgtgtgtgtgtgtgtgtggggggggtgttatGTGTGCATCCTGTGGCTCAGCACAGCCACCTGACACTTCTAAGCATGATATAGAGCGGACTGATTTTCATTATATTATGAAACAGTTAAAAAGTCTGCAACATAAGTACAACCAAATACCTTGCTGGTTATCAGCACCCCAGTTCAGCAGCTATCTTCTGGCAGGCTTTGTTATAGATTTTGCAAATAAGCCGTAATGTCCCAAAGCAAGCACTGTAGTGAATTATGCTGTATGATACAACACTACTGTAAAGCAGCAACTGTAGTGAATTATGCTGTATGATACAACACTACTATAAAGCAGCCATCACTGCAGCCTAGTTGCTTTACAAGACACTAGGGGAATTTTTGTTCCTGCTGTGTGTAGCTAGAGATAAAATAAAACCTTGTCCTGTTGGGAGTATAAGGTCTATGACCCTTACAGCTTGGTGCCATGTCGATTTTTTTACCCCTGTGGTTGtttattttacataaatgttAATAAAACTGCTAATGTTCCAATTACATTTACAATGCAAATCATCACGGCACTGGCGAAACCTGTTGTATTGTGGATCCCACCACCTATATGGTTTGCGACATTTTCCATTTGCATTACCATCCAGTTGTTATAATTTTCTACTCGTGTATAGACTCCAGGATGCTGGGCTTCGGCACAGCCATAGCCAAAGCTTGTGATGCCAATCTGGTAGAAGCTTGTGTGTTCTGCTATATAACAGACAAAAGGTCCTCCACTATCTCCCTAGGGAATCACAGCATAAAGATGGTTAGATGACTAGCTACTAAACGTCCAGGAGACTTTTCACATGTGCAAGTGACCAGTCACAAAGCATAATCTAGACCAGATCCACTGAGGTAGCAGTccctagatatatatatatatatatatcaagtgtTCTCATTTACAGACCGAAAGCCAGgttttgaaaatacagaaacataacttttatttctacATGGAGTAAGTTTTATTAACTTTAACATAGAACACACTTTCTTTGCAATGTTATTAGAACTGTTCCAAAATAAAGTATCTTACCTATAATACAGTATCAGCTAGTTTTGGAGTTACTTAAAGAAAACCaatcactattaggctatgttcacactacgtatgagactggcTAAACTCTGAAAAGaacatcccagccagtactgtagtacctTATATAATATGCCCGTCCGCTCAGTTCTCTTTGGTGCTGGTTGTGTAATAGACCATAAGTAGAAAATATATCAACCGCACTCGACTCCAGAAGTTAATTGCTTAACAGTgccatcttttatttatttttccatatgTTTTATGCTTCAAGTTATTCTCAAAATTCATCACAGTGATATTTCAAACATTTAATATACCCAATCAAGGACGTTTCGGTCGGATGACCTTTGTCAACTGGGTATACTAAAGAAGCCGATATAACTAGTGCCCAAAAGTGTAAGGTGCCGGAAGCACATTGTTGGCTTGTGTGGAtggcggccggagccacacaagCCAACAATGTGCTCTGCAAAGTTCTGATGACTGCACAtccgtgcatgcccgcatcagaactccccactgtacacaatggagcttgcagcCAGAgatgctcgctccactgtgtgcattgtcagttttttacggcgccgctagggatcacggacggagtgtatactatgtgtatacagttcggccaggattccctcaaaaggcagcactatgtaagttccgtgggaatcacggccagtgtaacaacggctgtgattcccactgaacttacattgtgtgaacatagccttataatgctgGTAGCACTGTTGTGTTCCAGCATGCTGCAGGAGGTAAGGCCAGAATTAGTCATCTGGGCGCTGTCTGGGCCATAGCTAGCCACAGCTTACTCCGTCTGTGTGCTCTGCAGGGGTCAAGAGGCCCATTAGTTTAAGTTTAGAATAGATTTAAACATTATATGGGCAGGAAATTTCTAGAACCTCCTGTGTATCTAAAGCGTTGCTGCTGTTCctgaaaaaattacatttataactcacattttctttttttcttaagcTGCCCCACATCATCAAATGCAAATGTCTTATTGTTTTAGACTATACACACTTGTCTGTCTGGTATCTGACCTACAACATTCTTCTTACCTGACAAGTGTCAATTCCTCCATCCTCGAAGCCAGCACAAATCATATTGCCAGTAAGAAGCCCATTATACCATCCGCTACTGTTACAGAGCGATGTAGGAATCCGATCTATTTCTGCCTCCTGCAAAATATTAGCTGTTTCACCTGCAAAATAAGAGTCTGTTTAGCGCTTAGGTTACAATCAATAATATACATTTTTACTAAAAAGAGAACCACATCTGTCCATTGGGGTATTGCAGTTTAGTCCTATTTACTTGAAAGCCAATGGGCTGCAATACCAAGCATAACCAATGAGAAACAGGGTGCCGTTTTTGTAAATTCTGAACAAGCCTTTTAAAAACTGCCAGGCTTACTAACGTTGTGTAGTAGTAGAGCGGCTTTCTTCAAGTGTATTGCTTCCCTTACTGTATGTTATTGCTAAGGCAACAACAGatgttaggctgagttcacattgtgttttatgTTTCCATTTCATTCTCTTTAGCACTGCTGTAGTCGATTACAGAAATAAGAGGATACACtgttaggatgcgttcacacctacaggatctgcagcagatctgcagcagatttgatgctgtgttcagttatttaaatgaaatctgctgcagaaaatcagctgcagatcctgtaggtgtgaacgcaccataaaacattttttttctataatgtgcATATATGGCATAGTTAGCTTTTAGCGtcttttaacatatgttttatgcCTTTGAAGACTTTAATATGTATACATTAAATGTAATCACAAACACAGTGTCATCCCAGCCTTCATGTGATTGAGAAGGTATACATTTCTATTGGGGGCGATGTTCCCTAATAGGGCACGTTCCCTTTTGGACAGAACTGTGAATGAAATGAAATCCCGTCACATCCACCTCTGCAGacaaggctctgttcacagaaTCCTTCCCTTGGACATATCTTTTGTGTGCTGCTTACGTTCTGTGATTTCAAGGATTTGTATTGTTTTACATGTCCACATTACTTTTGGCTCCTAGTACCCATGTGACACCAACTATTTTCACTAAACTGCCTGCCATCCCCTTTCTTTTTGCACTCTGTACTACAGATCTGTTTTAGCATTGCATGACTGAGCTCTCTAGGTGTTCTCCTCCACATTGTAGATTACATGCAGTAGTTACTTtgagagaccacagaggccaGTCACTGGGTTAGTTCATACGGACGTCATCACTTCTGGTTGGGGAGACCTAaagaagaaatatatatataacaagcgGGTAAGGGCCATGTTACCTAGCATCGGCCgttggccgtgcatcactattacacatagcgttGTGCAGCCGATCATTTCTAAACGTTAAATGACAACGATATGTAGATGATCGTTTCTtctgctgatcgctgtctttattacacagagcgataagacgatttggcagattatcactccatgtattaggccagtttcacacaaatCTTATACATCTTCATATGTGATCTGTGCCTTTAGAGCCAAGGATAGGATCACATTCCGTCCTGGGATGTCAGCAATTTTTTAGAAACTAAAACAATGAAGTATcatgctgccctctagtggcagcCTTACAAAATAACCAAGAGCAAAGAAATTCATCACATTCTACCATATATAGTAGGTTTTTTAATAAATTTAGGGCATTTTTAATGTCTGTGTGCCACAATCTACACAAGCTAACAACTCGAGTATATTTTGCTACAACCTATCTACAATTTGCTACAGTTTATCCACATTTATGGGCAGATCATAAAGTGAAAAGTAGCATCCATCATCATTTATTTCAATTAATTTTGCCGGTTTTGCCCACACTCCTCACCACTCCCTTACATATGTAGACCACACCATCAGCACGAAAAATACAAACCCCCCCAACTTAAGGGCTGATGTGCTGGGCAAGAGAGTGGCTTCTTGTTACCAAAGGCAGGGCGGGGAGCCAGTGGCTCTTTGCTCTGACAATCAGAAGTCTGAATTTACCTGTAAACGTTTATTATGAGCCCTCATAGCGAAATGATTACTTTTTATATAAAAAGGTTTACTAACCCCAAAGTTTGCTATTGCTCTTTTTTATGTATTACTACATATACTTACTAAGCAGATGGATCAGGAGGGCTGGTGTCTCCCCTATAAATGGAAATACCTGCTACCCCTATTGTACAATTGAGTCATAGTGCAGGCAGTGGTTAAGCCACTTTTAGTCCGTAGAACAACTGTTATGTTTTACAGTAACATCAATAGGTAAATATACCAAGGGCCATGCGCCCTTGTAGAATCCCATGTAGAATTTAGGGACACAGCACAGATTATATATTGCATAATAAGATATTTTTAAAATTATGCAAAAAAGCATTAAAAAGGCAAAATGATGTCTGTGATGTTGACCTAGAAACCTAATATCCATCTAATTACATAAACTAATCCAGCAATTACCTCCAGCAGAAGTTGTCCCCCATCCGCTTATAAAGCATTGTGACAATGGGTCTACCTGAAGTTCCTGTGTTGCCAAGCAGACTGGTAGGATATAATCTGTATATGTAACTGGGTTCACTAATTCCAACAAAGCAAGATCATTATTCATAGTTTGTTGGTCAAAGTTTCTGTGAATGATAATTTTTTTGATTTCACATATTTGCTTTGTGTTTTCTGGATTTAGAATATCAATAACTCCAAAAACAGCTCGCCAGTATCTGGGATTTCTGTGAGAAATAAGGATTCAGGTATTAGTAGCGCAGGGCAAAAAGCTCAAGCATGAAGTCACCACTGTATAGGAAACATCTAAAAAACATTACATTGGAAATCTTTTCATTTGCGCTCCCCAATAAATATTTAGggaacacatacacatatactatcTTCTGTGAGTGTTCATGTGATGTCACCAAATATGTCAGGATTTTGATCACTGTTATAACAAaaatcaatgtaaaaaaataaa is a window of Dendropsophus ebraccatus isolate aDenEbr1 chromosome 5, aDenEbr1.pat, whole genome shotgun sequence DNA encoding:
- the ATF1 gene encoding cyclic AMP-dependent transcription factor ATF-1, with the protein product MDDISKKADNSDTVQTISFPASAFQASHLAQQMALRGTTTPLTVVLPGDQQVQVQGVIQTAQSSVIHSPQVAASQASSLSDSDDSQDSSDSIDSSRKARGILARRPSYRQILKDLSSEDTGKRSEDGAGVSATPTTTTIYQTSTGQYVTIGPNGTFQLAAGADGIQGLQTLAMANASSNQSGTTILQYAQTSDGQQILVPSNQVVVQTASGDMQTYQIRTTSTTTSLPQTVVMTSPVTLTCPPTKSDDPQLKREIRLMKNREAARECRRKKKEYVKCLENRVAVLENQNKTLIEELKTLKDLYCHKAV
- the TMPRSS12 gene encoding transmembrane protease serine 12, with amino-acid sequence MHAILRGAYLLWLAKVILGTETEVCGQRPLVDTLGSRIIGGHDALPGAWPWQASLQYFRFGYGYKHSCGGTLIHKRWVMTAAHCFKEKRNPRYWRAVFGVIDILNPENTKQICEIKKIIIHRNFDQQTMNNDLALLELVNPVTYTDYILPVCLATQELQVDPLSQCFISGWGTTSAGGETANILQEAEIDRIPTSLCNSSGWYNGLLTGNMICAGFEDGGIDTCQGDSGGPFVCYIAEHTSFYQIGITSFGYGCAEAQHPGVYTRVENYNNWMVMQMENVANHIGGGIHNTTGFASAVMICIVNVIGTLAVLLTFM